A genome region from candidate division KSB1 bacterium includes the following:
- a CDS encoding amino acid permease, with amino-acid sequence MNVAPDENLKRDITRIGLATLVLNGIIGAGIFALPSAVAERTGALSPLIFVICGVLMLSVVTSFGQAASYFRKTGGPVLYAGTAFGPFVGFQAGWLLYLGRMTAFAANSNILVSYAGFFWTGVQDGVGRIVALAICFLVLTSINVMGVKKGMSVTNLLTVLKLAPLLLFIGFGFVYIAPEKFTALSASGFDRFAESLLLVVYAYVGFEGAVIPAGECRNPRKDIPQALIKTLLATGVLYVLIQTICISVLPDLGQTKTPLADVAKVMFGSSGAQIMTLAAFFSIAGNLSAIVIAAPRMTYALAKENLLPAWFGKVHEKYKTPSASILFLGGVGFFLAVSGSFAWLAIMSSLARLLGFGITIAALPRLKKMFGSDSDGFKVPGGYFVPAFAFVVCIWLSLQADLRTWLMTAAFVLFGSLLYGITRWQRKTSPDSESQN; translated from the coding sequence TTGAACGTTGCTCCTGACGAAAATTTAAAACGGGATATTACCCGCATCGGCCTGGCAACGCTTGTCCTGAACGGCATAATTGGAGCTGGAATTTTTGCGCTTCCTTCTGCGGTCGCTGAACGGACCGGAGCACTCAGTCCACTTATTTTTGTGATTTGCGGCGTGCTGATGCTTTCAGTGGTAACTTCATTTGGGCAGGCTGCAAGCTATTTCAGAAAAACAGGCGGCCCGGTTTTATATGCCGGGACGGCGTTTGGGCCATTTGTTGGATTTCAAGCGGGTTGGCTGCTTTACCTCGGGCGGATGACTGCTTTTGCTGCCAACAGCAATATTCTGGTGAGTTACGCCGGGTTTTTCTGGACTGGCGTGCAGGATGGGGTTGGACGCATCGTTGCCCTTGCAATTTGCTTTCTCGTTCTCACCTCAATCAATGTGATGGGCGTCAAAAAAGGAATGAGTGTAACTAATTTGTTGACTGTGCTAAAACTGGCGCCGCTGCTTTTGTTTATTGGGTTCGGATTTGTTTATATAGCGCCGGAAAAATTTACGGCGCTCTCAGCATCCGGGTTCGACAGGTTTGCCGAAAGCCTGCTGCTGGTGGTCTACGCCTATGTGGGGTTTGAAGGGGCGGTCATTCCCGCAGGTGAGTGCCGGAATCCCAGGAAAGATATTCCACAAGCTCTCATCAAAACCCTTCTCGCTACCGGTGTTCTTTATGTGCTCATTCAAACAATTTGTATATCTGTTTTGCCGGATTTGGGACAGACAAAAACACCTCTCGCTGATGTTGCAAAAGTAATGTTTGGTTCAAGCGGCGCCCAAATCATGACTTTGGCGGCATTCTTTTCTATTGCGGGTAATTTGTCGGCCATTGTTATCGCGGCGCCGCGCATGACTTACGCGTTAGCAAAGGAGAATTTGCTTCCCGCCTGGTTTGGGAAAGTACACGAAAAGTACAAAACCCCCTCAGCCTCTATCTTATTTCTTGGCGGTGTCGGTTTCTTTCTGGCGGTTTCCGGCAGCTTTGCCTGGTTGGCGATTATGAGCTCATTGGCCCGCTTGCTTGGCTTCGGAATTACGATCGCGGCTTTACCGCGGCTGAAAAAAATGTTCGGGTCAGATTCGGATGGCTTTAAAGTTCCGGGTGGGTACTTTGTGCCGGCTTTTGCGTTTGTCGTCTGCATTTGGCTTTCGTTGCAGGCAGATTTGAGAACCTGGTTGATGACCGCTGCATTCGTTTTATTCGGTTCACTTTTATATGGAATAACTCGCTGGCAAAGAAAAACCTCACCCGATTCCGAAAGTCAAAACTAA